ACATGGTTATCAGGTTTTTGGTCAAAGGTCGAGCTGACCACTTCCCCTTGGACACTGCGCTCGAGGTCAGTCACTTCCTCAGGACGTTCATCGATTAAGAGAATAATTAATTCGGCCTCAGGATAGTTTTCACTAATCCCATTGGCGATTTCTTTTAAGAGAACCGTCTTGCCTGCCTTGGGAGGGGCCGCAATTAAGCCCCTTTGGCCGAAACCGACTGGGGCGATGAGGTCAATCATCCGGGTAGATAGGCGCTTAGGCGCTGACTCCAAACGCAAGGCCTGGTCAGGATAGATAGGCGTTAAGGCTGGAAAATGCGAGCGCTGTTTAGCTTCTTCAGGATCCTTGCCGTTAACCCCATAGACATGCATCAAGCCTAGATAGCGTTCATTGTTCTTAGGCGGCCGGGCTGTCCCTGAAACCAAATCCCCATTCCGTAAGCCAAAGCGGCGCATCTGGGAATTAGAAATATAAATGTCTTCTTGGCTGGGGGAATAGTTAATCGGGCGCAAGAAACCAAATTCGTTACCGGTAATATCCAGAATGCCCTCCACTGAAAAATAGCCCTGGCTTTTTTCTTGGGCCCGGATAACGGCTAGAATCAGTTCCTTTTTATTCATTTGACTGTAGTAAGGAATCTTATATTCCTTGGCGTAGTCATAGATTTGCTTGAGGGTGAGGCCTTCCAGATCTTCCCAGGTTAAGAGCTCATCTTTTTCAAATTTTGCTTTCTTCTTAGTCATAGGCACCCTTTCTTAAAGGAGTAAAGGCCCCTAGTCATCGATATCAACCAGGTCGATCTTGGCTCCTAATTTCTGTAATTTTTCACAAATGTTATCGTAACCCCGTAAGATGTGCTCCGCCCCGTAGAGGTCGGTCCGTCCAGAAGCAGCCAAGCCGGCATTGATCAAACAAGCCCCTGCTCTAAGATCAGAGGCAGTGACCTTGGTACCGGTTAAGGACTTAGGACCCTTGATATGGATGGTGTCGTCTACCACATGGATATCGGCTCCCATCCGTTGTAATTCAGGGACATGGTTGACCCGTTTAGGATAGATGGTGTCCTCGATCACGCCACTCCCATGGGCAGTAATTAAGAGTGGGGTTATCGGTTGCTGAAGGTCAGTCGCAAAACCGGGATAAGCCGCGGTTTTAATATTGACCATCTCCAGGTCATCCGCTTGGGGATGGACATAGATCTTGTCTTCGTAAACATCCATCTTGACGCCCATTTCACCCATCTTGGCCACTAAACCTTCAATATGTTCAAAGATCACGTTCTTCACATAAACCCCTTGGCCAACCAGGGCAGCGGCAGTGAGATAGGTTCCCGCTTCAATCCGGTCTGGGATAATGGCATGGCTGACCCCGTGTAAGTGGTCAACCCCTTCAATCCGGATAGTTGAGGTCCCTACCCCTTTAATGTTAGCCCCCATCTTATTTAAGAGGGTGGCTACGTCAATAATTTCAGGCTCCCGGGCGGCGTTATCGATCACAGTTTGCCCCTTAGCCTTGACAGCCGCCAACATAATATTAATAGTCGCTCCGACACTGACAACATCTAAATAGATATCAGCTCCCGTTAAGCCGTTAGGGGTGGAAAAGTGGATAGCCCCATTTTCGCTTTCAATTTTAGCACCTAGGGCTTCAAAACCTTTAATATGGAGGTCAATGGGACGGGGGCCCAGGGAACAACCACCCGGCAGCCCCACGGTGCCCTCGCCATATTTAGCCAGTAAGGCCCCCATAAAATAGTAGGAAGCCCGCAGACTTTGAATCTTCCCTTCAGGCATGGGAACATTTTCCATTTGGCTGGGATCAATACGTAGGACGTGCTCTTGAAAATCAGCACTCACATTAAAATCTCTTAAAATACTAATCAGCGAATCAACATCATCAATCGTTGGAACAGCCTCTAAGACAACAGGACTATCTGCCAGAATAGCAGCAGGAATCAGCGCCACTGTACTATTCTTAGCCCCAGAAACTAAGACTTCTCCGCTAAGTGGTCGTCCGCCTTCGATAATAAATTTTTTCATTTCGTTGATAAAATTCCTTTCACAAGTGAGGATTTGAGGATTGGGGGGTAAAATAATTATACTGATTTATTGTATACTAAAATACCAAGTCAGTCTATATCGATGTATTCTCGCTTTTAACTTATTCCGGCTTAAACCCTTTTCTTAGTAAAAGTAAAAATAAAAGCTGATTCAATCTCTTTCTCCTCCTAAAAGCCCTTGCTATCAAGCCTAGTGTCCTATCAGGCAAAATAAGTTCCAACTAACGAAATCGATCACAAGAACATCCACCAGTTCAGTCCCCGGTAAAAGCCTCCAAAAAATTCTTAATAAAAAATTTAGCCTTTTTAGCAACTAAATCGAGAAAATCCCAGTCATCCTCCTAAAAAAGACTTTGTGAAGAAAAAAGAGTGCGACGGGTGCGCCAAAAGGCAAGACCGCTACGCATACTATATCTGTACGTCGCTTTGCTTCCTACAGCTATAGCAACTGGAGCTAAAGGTCAACGAATTCTCAAAGAGAATTCGTTGACCTTTAGTGAAGTGGACGCTTGCCTTGCACCCGGAGCAGGTTTGAAAAGGATGTGAGGACGCCGTCAGAGACTTGAATTGCTGGAGGAAAATACCATAAGCACAGCTATAAGGATGAGAGGAAGGACCAGGGAGGGCGATTCCTTGGAGGAAAAGATGATAAGATCAGCTTGCTGATCGTTCAGATTTTCTGAAAGGACATCCCCTCCCCCTTCTGAACTCAACTACCTGTGCGTTGGGATTTTCTGAAGCAACTTCAAGGCTGGCGTCCGAGCTCAACTAGAGTGCGACAAACGCAAAAGGAGTCCGAAACTTTTGTCCCAGACTCCTCTTAATTTGGCTACACTTGTTTAAACGTGCTCCAGTCACAGGACGAACGTCCACTTCAAAAACTGCCAACGCTCAAACCAGTTGAGCTTATGACAGTTTTCTCCAGTGTTTTCGTCCTCTAGCGTGACTGTCGCACTCTTTTTTTAAGATTTAGAAGTCGTGGTCGTCTTCCTCTTCGTCTTCCAAGTCCTCATCATCGAGAATGGTTAAGTCACCTTCCAGACCATCTTCTAAGTCATCTTCGGTTTCATCATCACCTAACTCATCCAAGTCCGATTGGTAATCTTTCAATTCGTCATTTTCGTCACTATCTTCATCGTCGTCATCCACGTCGACATCGTCATAGTCTGCTTCATCGTAATCCTCATCATCAAAGTCTTCTTCATAAGCATCAACATCTTCTGGATCATCGGCATTGTAGTCGATCATGTCCTCATTGCCTTCATCAAAGACATTGACTTTCTTACGACGGGAAGTCTTATGTTTTTCTTTGATATCTTCATCATCCATGGAAGAAACAATGGCTTCGTTAATAGAATCAATTGGGTACCAAGCCCGTAAGCCCCAGCGGTTTTCACCCAAGGAAATGAAACTCCCATCAGTATTTAATTCGGTATAGAAGGTGACCATGCGTTGAGCCACTTGGTCATCGGTCAAGTCAAGATATTCTTGCACAGCTGCTAATAATTGATTGAAATCATAAACTTCATTACTCTCAGCCAAAATTTCATAAGCCACTTCTAATAAAGACAGCTCCTCCTTATTTTGGTGGTCTAGGCGTTGTAAGTTCACTCAAGCGTCATCCTTTCAGGCTAAAAAATTTGTCATACTCTATCTATTTTACACTACATCATAAGTATATTTCAATTGCAATTGATATTGACCCAATTCTTGGTCCAAGTCTTCAAAAATTCGGTAGTGACAGTTAATCCTGCCCCCTCCTTCAAACTCTTCTACCTCGATCTGGTCCAGTTCACTCGCTAGGCTTAAGTTAGGCAAACCCTTGATCCGGTAGAGGAAGCTCTGCCTTTTCCCCAATGCTAAGGGAATCGTGGCCTGGACAGACTGACCCGAGCGCTTAATGGTTAGGCCCTGCTTGTGGTCAAACTTCAACCGCACCCAGCTCTTGGCCCCTTGAAAATCTTCTTCATATTCAATAAAGAAAGCGTGGGGGTGGGCAAAGTATGTGCCTTTTTGGTCGATGAGCAATTCCTGCTTTTCCCCCGCTTGCTGGATGTGGTTGACACCACGGATATGGATGGTCTCCTTCATTCTGCTCATTAGTCCACCTCTTACTCTTTCACTGTTTGTTACTAAGCAGTCTATTTCTCTTCAATGAGTATAGCATAGGTGAATTTTTTTAATAAAGTCAAGACTTTTTCCTGGTTGTCTAGTCACTGAGAGGGGCTTTGTTTATTCACTTTATGCTATAATATAGGCAAATTATCGAGGAGGGATTGCATGTTAATCAAGAATTATCTTCATCAAGGGCCAAGACTCAGAATCGCCCGTCTCAATGTGCACTATGCCAAGGAGACGCCCTTACTCCCTTTTGCTGTTGACGACTACCTATTAAATGGTCTCAACAAGGAAGCCCTCCCCTACGATTTGATTTTACACACCTGGACCACCGACCCCACTTTAATCCTTGGTATGCAAGACACCCGCCTGCCCTATCTGGACCAAGCGCTAGCAGCCGTCGAAGAAAAAACCCCCTACCAAGCGGTGGTGCGTCCGGCCGGGGGCTTGGCGGTCATTAGTGAACCTGGGGTAGTGAATTATACCCTCCACCTGGGTCCCCATAGCTATTCAGATAAGCTAAGCATTGACCAGGCCTACCAAATCAAGGTCCAACTCCTCCAGGACTTACTAGCCCCCTACCAACTCCAACTGACCACCGGCGAAGTCAGCGATTCCTACTGTCCGGGTAAATTTGATGTCAGCTTGGCAGGGAAAAAGATCGCCGGTATTGCCCAAAGACGGATTGGCGGGGCCATTGGGATCTTTACTTACCTCTCCCTCTATGGCCAACAAGATTACCGTGGCCAAGTGGTGAAAAACTTCTACCAATTAGGTAAGCAAAACCAAGCGACAAAAACCAAGTACCCTATCATTAACCCCGACAGTATGGCCAACCTTAAGGCGAGCCTGCCCAGACTCCAAAGCACAAACCAAGTGACTGAGGCCCTGGAGGGAGTCATTAGCCAAGACTTAGGGACTTCTTTTGAAGAGATTGACTTGGCAGCCTTAGACCAAAGTATCTTAAACGACCAGGTCCAACGCATGATCAAACGTAACCGACGTTTAACAAAAGGAAGGTAGTTATTTATGTCTTTTGAACAAGCTAACCGCCGGATCCGGGAAAAAGTTTTCCGTGACCCGGTGCATGGTTATATCCATATCCAACACCAAATCTTTTTAGACCTTATTAATACCAAGGAATTCCAACGCCTGCGCCGGGTTAAGCAATTAGGCACGACCAGTTTTACCTTTCACGGGGCTGACCACACCCGCTTCGCCCACTGCCTGGGAGTGTATGAAATCGCCCGCCGGATTGTCAACCAGTTCCAGCGCAATTATCCTAGTCAAGAGCTTGGCGATGGTTTATGGGATGACCAGGAACGTTTAGTGGTCCTCTGTGCCGCTATCCTCCACGATATTGGCCACGGCGCCTTCTCCCACACCTTTGAAAAACTTTTCGGTACTGACCATGAAGCGGTCACCCGGGCCATCATTACCTCCCCTGAGACCGAAGTCAACCGAATCTTGACTACAGTTTCTCCTGATTTTCCCAATAAAGTGGCTGCCGTCATCAACCACAGCTACCCCAACCCCCAAGTGGTCCAACTGATTTCGAGCCAATGCGACGCCGACCGGATGGACTATCTCTTAAGAGACTCCTACTTTACCGGGGCTGAATATGGGGCCTTTGACCTCAACCGGATCTTGCGGGTCATGCGGCCTTACCAGGGCGGGATTATGTTTGACTATGCCGGTATGCATGCGGTAGAAGACTATATTGTCAGCCGCTATCAAATGTATATGCAGGTCTACTTCCACCCGGTTTCTCGGGCCATGGAAATGATTCTCAACCGGCTCTTAAAACGAGCTAAGGACCTCTACCAAGACAATCCCAAGTACTTTATCAAGCACTCACCGCTCTTGGTACCCTTTTTGAAAAATGAATGGACCCTCACCGACTATCTCCATGTTGATGACGGTGTGATGGAAACCTACTTCCAACACTGGATCTTAACGAGTGATGACCCGATTCTGGTTGACTTGTCCAAGCGTTTCATCAACCGCAAACCCTTTAAGTCGGTTACCTTTGACTCCAATAGCCAGGCAGAAACCGCCCAAGATCTCCAAGAGAAGATCAGTCAAATGGGCTACGATGTTAACTACTATACTGCCTATAACAGTAACTATGACCTGCCCTATGACCTCTATGATCCCAGCCAAAAGAACCCTCGGACCCAGATTGAATTATTGGAAAAAGACGGAACCATCATTGAACTGTCGGAAGCCAGTCAACTGATCCGAGCCTTTACCGGCCAAGAGCTGGGCGACGAGCGTCTCTATTTTCCAAATGAACTCTATTACGGGAAGAATCATGATAAGATCAGCCTCTTTGAACCTGATTTAAAGGCTATCCATGACATGACCAAGACCGGTAAGTTAAAGGCCTTAGATTAGTTTAACCAGTAAAAAAAAGCCTTCCCTACTTGAAGCGGGAAGGCTTTTTAACTTATGGTGATGATGAGCGCTTGTCACACTCTATAGTTGAGTTCGGAAGGGTGAGGGGGATGTCCTTTCAGAAAAGTTGAACGATCAGCAGGCTGATCTTATCATCTTTTCCTCCAAGGAATCACCCTCCCTGATCCTTCCTCACATCCTTTTCAAACCTGTTCCAGTCACAGGACGAACGTCCACTTCACACAGGGTGTGAGACTTGGCGCCTAGGCTTGGATGATTGGAGCAAGTCAGAATAAAAGCGAATGTTCGCTTGTTTCTGACTTGCGAAATCACTCCAAGTCTGCCAAGTCGAACCCAACTAAAAACTGCCAACGCTCAGACTAGCTGAGCTTATGACAGTTTCCTCCAGTTGCTATAGCTGTTCGAAGCGAAGCGAGTTACAGATATAGTATGCGTAGCGGTTTCGCCCTTTGACGTGACTGTCACACTCTCTAGTCCAGCTGGTCAACGAAGGTTTTTAGACGTTTTAATCCTTCTTGAATGGATTCGTAAGAAGAGGCGTAGGAGAAACGGACATAGCCTTTACCGGCATTACCAAAGGCAAAGCCTGGAATCACCCCTACCTTGGCCTTATGAGCTAGGTCAAGGGCAAATTGTTTGTCATCACCATTATATGATTCTGGTGCCTTGATAAAGATATAGAAGGCTCCAGCTGGGTGAACGAATTCTAAACCAATCTTAGGTAATTCTTCTAAGAGCAGGTCACGGCGACTCTTAAATTTATCACGGGCTTCCACGACAAAGTCATCACAGGCATTATAGGCAGCTATAGCCCCATGTTGATCAGGGGTAGACACGCTGGTAACCATGGTTTGGTGGGAAACCAAGCCTTGAGTCACATAGCCATCAGGCATGTGGATGAAACCAATCCGAAGTCCGGTCATGGCGTAACTCTTGGAAGGACCATTGAGGTAGATAGTTTGGTTAGGAATTTCATTGTAGATGGAATAATGGTCTTGGTCATAGATCATGTCTGAATAAATTTCATCACTAATGACAAAGACATCATAGCGCTTAATCACTTCCGCTAATTCGCGAATTTCATCCTTGGTATAGGTATTCCCAATCGGATTATTCGGGTAGTTTAAGAGGACTAAACGCGTCTCTGGGTTAGCATCCAAGCTCCGTTCCAAAGCCTTAGGGGTTAACTTGAAATCGGTTTGGCTGGTATCTAGGGTTACCAATTCTGCCCCCGCAATCGCTGCTGTCATTTCATAAAGGCCAAAGAAAGGAGAAGGAACAATAATTTTATCGCCTTCATTAATGAAAACATCCATAGCGATTTTTACAGCTTCGGTGACCCCATTGGTAATAATCACATTATCAGCTTTTAAATCAAGAGCTTGTGTTCGTTTAAAATAAGCAACGATGGCCTCGACCAATTCTCCCAGACCCTTAGCTGATGCATAGTGGGTCTTATTTTCATCTAGAGCCTTTTTGATGGCGTCCTTAACCGTTTCAGGGGCGTTAAGATCAGGTTCCCCGATTGTGAAGGGGAGTAGACCATCAATTTGGGCAAAAGTTTCAGCAAACTCGCGAATAATGGAGGGGGCTGTATTTAAGTAACGATGATTAATTTTCACAAAAATCCTTCCTTTCCTTTAGAAAACACAATAATTATAAATTTTTATTGATTATTATAGCATAGAAAATATGGAGTGGCGGAAAATATAAAAATTCCTGGCTTTAGTTGAGGAGTAGCTATTTTGACCGACTTCCTTTAAAATATAGCTAATAATGATGCTTTTAAATAAAGGAGTAATACACGTGTTTGAAACCAGTGAAGAAAAAGCAGCGCTAAAAAAAGAAAAGGACCAAGCTAAAAAGGTCTACCACAATAATCAAAATCGAGCCAAAGATCTCGACCAACCTTGGCGGCAGTACTTCTTCCAATGTCAGGCCTATCTCTACACTCATGTTGAACCCCAACTGACAATTGATGAAGACCTGACTCAACTCCTTGACCGCTTGGAAGGGGCCCAAACCCGCCATCTCTTGCCCAAATACCTCTTTCCTAATGATGCAGAAGCTTATGCCCGTAAGATTATCAGAAAACACCACTTAGTCACCATCCATGACCAACCCCACACCCTGACTAAGTATCTGCTACTCTTTCTAGTCATTTCATATGGCTTTTACGCCCTCTTAATCTTTTTCCAAGGCCTCAATGCCTATAATTCTTTAGGACAGGCCTTCAATATGCCCCTGCCCCTAAGTATCCTGGGGCTTTTATTGGAGCTTTTACTCTCCATCATGTTTATCTTTTTTGTGTTTCAATTCGCCCGGTCCAGTGACTACGGAGATGCTTGGAATGAAGGTTATAATTGGGTCTACTTAGTCATTATTACCATCATTCTCCTCCTCATCGGCTTGGTTCCTTATTTTTCCTTACTTTACCAAGTCTTAGTCATCAAGCTCCCCATTTGGCTGGTCTTCCTACTCATCCTGGCTGCCAGTGGCTACTTGGTCTATGACAAGGCCTTGAATAGCCCAGGCAAGAACAAGCAAAAGCTGGATGATGACCAGGAAGAAGAAAGCGATGATGATGTCCGTCTGGCTAAGGGACACGCCCATGACTTAGAAACTGATGACCGTGAAATTGAGGAAGATACCACGAATCGAACAGGAATTTGGGAAACCTTACTCTTTAATACCCCGCTCATTAGTCGGGCTTCCTACCGGTCGCAAAAGAAAAAACGGGCCAAGGCTGAAAAAGAAGCCAAGCTTAAGGCCGCCCGCCAAGCAAAACATGACCAAGACAATGACGAAGATAAGAAAGGGGAAGATTAAGCATGAAAATAGCCATCATCGGTGGAGGCATTGTCGGTTCGGTAACCGCCTTCTATCTCAGCCAGACAGACCACCAAGTTACCCTCTACGATAGCGGGGTCGGCCAGGCCACTAAGGCGGCAGCCGGTATTATCTGTCCCTGGTTCTCCAAGCGTCGCAATAAGCCTTGGTACCGGATGGCCAACGCCGGGGCCCATTTTTATCCCCAATTGATCGCTGATTTACAAGCAGCCGGCATCACTTCCAAGGCCTACCAAAAACGGACCACCTGGCTTTTGAAAAAGCGGGAAAAAATGATTGACGAACTCATGGCCATTGCCAACCGGCGTAAGGAAAACGCCCCCCTCATCGGCCAAATTCGGCGCTTAAAGCCTAGCCAGGCCCAAGCTGCCCTAGAACCGTGGACCTATGACCAGGACCTGATTCAAATTGATTCTGGGGCGGCCGTCATTGATGGCGACTTGCTCTGCCAGGAGCTCCTCAGCGCCGCTCAAGATAAGGGATTAACCGTCATCCCTGAAGCAGTCTCCATTGACGCCATCAGCTCGACGGAGGTCAAGATCCAACAGCAAAGCTATGACCGGGTCATTATCGCAGCAGGCGCATGGCTAGGAGAGATTCTGGCCCCTTACACAGAAAGTGTGGATGTCCGACCCCAAAAAGGACAATTATTGGTCTATGACCACATCAATCAGGCTGAACAGTGGCCCCTAATTATGCCCGAAGGCCAAGCGGACATCATCCCCCACCAAGGTCAACGGCTCTTCTTAGGAGCTACGCATGAAAATGACCAAGGCTTTGACCTGACCCCCGACCTCCAAGCCTTAGAGGAAATCATGACAACAGCTCAGGATTTACTACCTGCCATCGATTTCTCTGACTACCAAGCTATTAAGGTCGGCACCCGAGCCTATACCAGCGACTTTGCCCCCTTTTACGGGTCCCTGCCCAAGTATGACCATATTTATGTGGCTTCTGGCCTGGGCTCAAGCGGCTTAACCACCGGTCCGATTATCGGCCACGAACTCGCCGCCATGGTCACAGGCAGTGGCTTACAGCTCGACCCTAGTGACTACCCGGTTGGAGACTATATTAACTTCTAATAAAACAAAAAGCGAAACTAGCCATTGGACTAGCTTCGCTTTTTATTTGCCTACAATAGAATGGAGGGATCGCTTCCCGTCTTGATCCCTAGCTTCTATTTATTCTTTAATAAATCACGGATTTCTGTTAATAAGACTTCTTCATTACTTGCTTTAGCTTCTTCAACTTTCTTTTCTTCATGTTTGAAGTGGCTAAAAGCCTTAACAATAAAGAATAGCACCAGGGCAATTAATAAGAAAGAAATAATAGCGTTAACAAAGTTCCCTACACCAAATGTGGCGCCGGCAACTTCAATACTATAAGCTGACAAGTCGATGTTTCCTAAAATAATCCCTAATAATGGGGTTAAAATATCTTTAACCAGGGAGTTCACAATGGCAGTGAAGGCAGTCCCCATAACAACCCCGACGGCTAATTCAATCACATTACCCTTAGCAATAAAATCTTTAAATTCTTGTAGCATATCAATATCTCCTCTCTTAGTAAATCATCTTAATCAAAATGAATATAATTGAGCCAACCAATCCCAAACATGACCACCGTCATCAATAAATGCAGCTTGCGGTGCATAAATAAGATGGCGACGAATTCTCGAATCCCATGTTTAAAGCTTTCCCTTAGGGTGGTTTTGGCCCCGAATCCGGTGACTTGGTAGAGTCCTTCCAGGTTGGCGTAGAGTTGACTGCGGTAAAGGTGGAAAGCACTGGTAATAAAAGCAATATGGGCGCTCTTAACGGGTTGGATCCTCTCGATCAGTTGCTTACTGTAGGCAAAGTTACCATGGGTATTCGTGGCTTGGTCTTCTCGCCAAATCTTTTCCTCAGGGATGCCCTGGGCTTTCAAGTATTGGGCCATGACGTCAGCTTCCGAACAGTCACTATTTGCTACTGTAGCTGCTCCAGAAACAATGAGAATAGGAATGTGGTGGTAGAGGAACTTCTGACGCCCCACATAGGCTAAGCAGGCATCCAAGCGAAGCTTTAACATCTTAGACACCGTGTTATCACTATTAAATAAACAGCCCAAGATAATAATATAATCCTGCTTGCGGTCATCCTCAATCAACCAAAGTCTTAAAGAATTGACCAGGAAATTAATCAAAAGTAAGACATAGTAAGCGACCACAAAGTCTAAAATATGCAGCCAATGCTTATCCGCCATCAATTCTGGGTTGAAGCGAACGTAATAATGGACAAGGCCCACCAGAATTAAGAAAACCGCCAGACTTAGTCCAATAACCAGCTGGAGGTAGTTATGTTCTTCTTGAAAAAGGGATAAGGCATAGGTAAACATGGCCAATCCAAAAATCAAGAGTAAGGAAGGGGCAATATAATTCACAAAGACTTCGATCCCATGAAAGATCAAGGACAGCCACTGGGATTCCGCAAAGTTGGGGTCCT
The nucleotide sequence above comes from Aerococcus urinae. Encoded proteins:
- the rpoE gene encoding DNA-directed RNA polymerase subunit delta, coding for MNLQRLDHQNKEELSLLEVAYEILAESNEVYDFNQLLAAVQEYLDLTDDQVAQRMVTFYTELNTDGSFISLGENRWGLRAWYPIDSINEAIVSSMDDEDIKEKHKTSRRKKVNVFDEGNEDMIDYNADDPEDVDAYEEDFDDEDYDEADYDDVDVDDDDEDSDENDELKDYQSDLDELGDDETEDDLEDGLEGDLTILDDEDLEDEEEDDHDF
- a CDS encoding UDP-N-acetylglucosamine 1-carboxyvinyltransferase produces the protein MKKFIIEGGRPLSGEVLVSGAKNSTVALIPAAILADSPVVLEAVPTIDDVDSLISILRDFNVSADFQEHVLRIDPSQMENVPMPEGKIQSLRASYYFMGALLAKYGEGTVGLPGGCSLGPRPIDLHIKGFEALGAKIESENGAIHFSTPNGLTGADIYLDVVSVGATINIMLAAVKAKGQTVIDNAAREPEIIDVATLLNKMGANIKGVGTSTIRIEGVDHLHGVSHAIIPDRIEAGTYLTAAALVGQGVYVKNVIFEHIEGLVAKMGEMGVKMDVYEDKIYVHPQADDLEMVNIKTAAYPGFATDLQQPITPLLITAHGSGVIEDTIYPKRVNHVPELQRMGADIHVVDDTIHIKGPKSLTGTKVTASDLRAGACLINAGLAASGRTDLYGAEHILRGYDNICEKLQKLGAKIDLVDIDD
- a CDS encoding DUF1934 domain-containing protein — protein: MSRMKETIHIRGVNHIQQAGEKQELLIDQKGTYFAHPHAFFIEYEEDFQGAKSWVRLKFDHKQGLTIKRSGQSVQATIPLALGKRQSFLYRIKGLPNLSLASELDQIEVEEFEGGGRINCHYRIFEDLDQELGQYQLQLKYTYDVV
- a CDS encoding pyridoxal phosphate-dependent aminotransferase, encoding MKINHRYLNTAPSIIREFAETFAQIDGLLPFTIGEPDLNAPETVKDAIKKALDENKTHYASAKGLGELVEAIVAYFKRTQALDLKADNVIITNGVTEAVKIAMDVFINEGDKIIVPSPFFGLYEMTAAIAGAELVTLDTSQTDFKLTPKALERSLDANPETRLVLLNYPNNPIGNTYTKDEIRELAEVIKRYDVFVISDEIYSDMIYDQDHYSIYNEIPNQTIYLNGPSKSYAMTGLRIGFIHMPDGYVTQGLVSHQTMVTSVSTPDQHGAIAAYNACDDFVVEARDKFKSRRDLLLEELPKIGLEFVHPAGAFYIFIKAPESYNGDDKQFALDLAHKAKVGVIPGFAFGNAGKGYVRFSYASSYESIQEGLKRLKTFVDQLD
- a CDS encoding YdcF family protein, with the translated sequence MIFYLGGGLLLAIALLLFILAPRNLWDSWIASLGLIILFYAMGKDPNFAESQWLSLIFHGIEVFVNYIAPSLLLIFGLAMFTYALSLFQEEHNYLQLVIGLSLAVFLILVGLVHYYVRFNPELMADKHWLHILDFVVAYYVLLLINFLVNSLRLWLIEDDRKQDYIIILGCLFNSDNTVSKMLKLRLDACLAYVGRQKFLYHHIPILIVSGAATVANSDCSEADVMAQYLKAQGIPEEKIWREDQATNTHGNFAYSKQLIERIQPVKSAHIAFITSAFHLYRSQLYANLEGLYQVTGFGAKTTLRESFKHGIREFVAILFMHRKLHLLMTVVMFGIGWLNYIHFD
- the mscL gene encoding large conductance mechanosensitive channel protein MscL, whose translation is MLQEFKDFIAKGNVIELAVGVVMGTAFTAIVNSLVKDILTPLLGIILGNIDLSAYSIEVAGATFGVGNFVNAIISFLLIALVLFFIVKAFSHFKHEEKKVEEAKASNEEVLLTEIRDLLKNK
- the rho gene encoding transcription termination factor Rho translates to MTKKKAKFEKDELLTWEDLEGLTLKQIYDYAKEYKIPYYSQMNKKELILAVIRAQEKSQGYFSVEGILDITGNEFGFLRPINYSPSQEDIYISNSQMRRFGLRNGDLVSGTARPPKNNERYLGLMHVYGVNGKDPEEAKQRSHFPALTPIYPDQALRLESAPKRLSTRMIDLIAPVGFGQRGLIAAPPKAGKTVLLKEIANGISENYPEAELIILLIDERPEEVTDLERSVQGEVVSSTFDQKPDNHVRVAELVLERARRLVEDKRDVIVLMDSITRLARAYNLIEPPSGRTLSGGLDPAALYGPKRFFGSARNIEDGGSLTILATALTDTGSRMDDMIYEEFKGTGNMELHLSRQLAERRIFPAIDIKKSGTRKEELLLSDQALEALWQLRQGMQGNSQEYTESFIHELSQTQTNQQFIERLASFGQALKEK
- a CDS encoding lipoyl protein ligase domain-containing protein; translation: MLIKNYLHQGPRLRIARLNVHYAKETPLLPFAVDDYLLNGLNKEALPYDLILHTWTTDPTLILGMQDTRLPYLDQALAAVEEKTPYQAVVRPAGGLAVISEPGVVNYTLHLGPHSYSDKLSIDQAYQIKVQLLQDLLAPYQLQLTTGEVSDSYCPGKFDVSLAGKKIAGIAQRRIGGAIGIFTYLSLYGQQDYRGQVVKNFYQLGKQNQATKTKYPIINPDSMANLKASLPRLQSTNQVTEALEGVISQDLGTSFEEIDLAALDQSILNDQVQRMIKRNRRLTKGR
- a CDS encoding NAD(P)/FAD-dependent oxidoreductase, with amino-acid sequence MKIAIIGGGIVGSVTAFYLSQTDHQVTLYDSGVGQATKAAAGIICPWFSKRRNKPWYRMANAGAHFYPQLIADLQAAGITSKAYQKRTTWLLKKREKMIDELMAIANRRKENAPLIGQIRRLKPSQAQAALEPWTYDQDLIQIDSGAAVIDGDLLCQELLSAAQDKGLTVIPEAVSIDAISSTEVKIQQQSYDRVIIAAGAWLGEILAPYTESVDVRPQKGQLLVYDHINQAEQWPLIMPEGQADIIPHQGQRLFLGATHENDQGFDLTPDLQALEEIMTTAQDLLPAIDFSDYQAIKVGTRAYTSDFAPFYGSLPKYDHIYVASGLGSSGLTTGPIIGHELAAMVTGSGLQLDPSDYPVGDYINF
- a CDS encoding HD domain-containing protein — translated: MSFEQANRRIREKVFRDPVHGYIHIQHQIFLDLINTKEFQRLRRVKQLGTTSFTFHGADHTRFAHCLGVYEIARRIVNQFQRNYPSQELGDGLWDDQERLVVLCAAILHDIGHGAFSHTFEKLFGTDHEAVTRAIITSPETEVNRILTTVSPDFPNKVAAVINHSYPNPQVVQLISSQCDADRMDYLLRDSYFTGAEYGAFDLNRILRVMRPYQGGIMFDYAGMHAVEDYIVSRYQMYMQVYFHPVSRAMEMILNRLLKRAKDLYQDNPKYFIKHSPLLVPFLKNEWTLTDYLHVDDGVMETYFQHWILTSDDPILVDLSKRFINRKPFKSVTFDSNSQAETAQDLQEKISQMGYDVNYYTAYNSNYDLPYDLYDPSQKNPRTQIELLEKDGTIIELSEASQLIRAFTGQELGDERLYFPNELYYGKNHDKISLFEPDLKAIHDMTKTGKLKALD